Proteins from one Candidatus Coatesbacteria bacterium genomic window:
- the lptB gene encoding LPS export ABC transporter ATP-binding protein, with product MRWTSSSSRASSTASLPGATPTVATSRPPKPPPPTKPKKPPTNRRRTVSPQTKTDRQTTTPTEPKQSTLRTDGLVKSYRRRRVVDEVSIRVTQGEIVGLLGPNGAGKTTTFYQITGLIRPDQGRVYLDDRDITRVPMYKRARMGIGYLAQEPSIFTKLSVRDNIRAILETIPLSHEERKRELKTLLAKLDLTKLADKKAFTLSGGERRRVEITRALVRRPRFMLLDEPFAG from the coding sequence ATGAGATGGACCTCTTCCTCGTCGAGGGCGAGCTCGACCGCTTCGTTGCCCGGGGCAACGCCCACGGTCGCTACAAGCCGCCCCCCGAAACCCCCGCCGCCGACGAAACCGAAGAAACCGCCGACGAACCGCAGGAGGACAGTGAGCCCCCAGACCAAGACAGACCGGCAGACGACGACGCCGACTGAGCCGAAACAATCCACCCTGCGCACCGACGGCCTGGTCAAGAGCTACCGCCGCCGCCGCGTTGTCGACGAAGTCTCCATCCGCGTCACCCAGGGCGAGATCGTCGGACTCCTCGGACCCAACGGCGCCGGCAAGACCACCACCTTCTACCAGATCACCGGACTCATCCGCCCCGACCAGGGCCGCGTCTACCTCGACGACCGCGACATCACCCGCGTGCCGATGTACAAGCGCGCCCGCATGGGCATCGGCTACCTGGCCCAGGAGCCCAGCATCTTCACCAAGCTCTCCGTCCGCGACAACATCCGGGCCATCCTGGAAACAATCCCCCTCTCCCACGAAGAGAGAAAGCGCGAACTCAAAACCCTGCTGGCCAAGCTCGACCTGACCAAGCTCGCCGACAAAAAAGCCTTCACCCTCTCCGGTGGCGAGCGCAGGCGGGTCGAGATCACTCGGGCCCTGGTGCGCCGGCCCCGCTTCATGCTCCTCGACGAGCCCTTCGCCGG